The following proteins are encoded in a genomic region of Periophthalmus magnuspinnatus isolate fPerMag1 chromosome 21, fPerMag1.2.pri, whole genome shotgun sequence:
- the wnt6b gene encoding protein Wnt-6 — MTRVRLSRIQLALFFILLCPVNIIGLWWAVGSPLAMDPNSICRKAKRLAGKQAELCQTQPEIVSEVAKGARLGVRECQYQFRYRRWNCTSHNKYFGKILQQDIRETAFVYAITAAGVTHTVTQACSMGDLLQCGCEATRNRAPPRPSSYTPGDGVKWEWGGCGDDVEFGYEKSKQFMDAKRRRGKSDIRTLIDLHNNEAGRLAVKLYMRTECKCHGLSGSCTLRTCWKKMPHFREVGDRLLERFKGASKVMGGNDGKTLIPVGQNIKPPDKQDLIYSDESPDFCLANRKTGSLGTRGRTCNSTALDISGCDLLCCQRGYKEETVVFEENCLCRFHWCCVVQCKKCLVRNELSMCH, encoded by the exons GGCTGTGGGCAGTCCGCTCGCCATGGACCCCAACAGCATCTGCAGAAAGGCGAAGCGTCTGGCGGGAAAGCAGGCCGAGCTGTGCCAAACGCAGCCGGAGATTGTGAGTGAAGTGGCCAAAGGGGCGCGCCTCGGTGTCCGTGAGTGTCAGTACCAGTTCAGGTACCGCCGATGGAACTGTACCAGCCACAACAAGTACTTTGGCAAAATCCTGCAGCAAG ATATCCGTGAGACAGCATTTGTGTACGCCATCACGGCTGCTGGAGTGACCCACACAGTGACCCAGGCCTGCAGTATGGGCGACCTGCTGCAGTGTGGGTGTGAGGCCACCCGAAACCGCGCTCCTCCACGACCTTCCTCCTACACTCCGGGGGATGGGGTCAAGTGGGAGTGGGGGGGTTGCGGGGACGATGTGGAGTTTGGGTATGAGAAGTCCAAACAGTTCATGGACGCCaaaaggagaagagggaagagcGACATCAGGACACTAATAGACctgcataataatgaagcaGGGAGATTG GCAGTGAAGCTGTACATGAGGACTGAGTGCAAATGCCATGGGCTCTCCGGTTCTTGCACTCTCCGAACCTGCTGGAAGAAGATGCCTCATTTTCGGGAAGTGGGTGACCGCCTTCTGGAGCGCTTCAAAGGAGCTTCCAAAGTTATGGGTGGAAATGATGGCAAAACCCTTATCCCGGTGGGCCAAAACATCAAACCGCCAGACAAACAGGATCTAATATACTCTGATGAATCTCCGGACTTCTGCCTGGCCAATCGTAAAACAGGCTCATTGGGCACTAGGGGGCGCACTTGTAACAGCACCGCCCTGGATATAAGTGGATGTGATTTGTTGTGCTGTCAGAGAGGGTACAAAGAGGAGACGGTTGTTTTTGAAGAGAACTGCTTGTGTAGGTTTCACTGGTGTTGTGTGGTACAGTGCAAAAAGTGCCTGGTCCGAAACGAGCTTAGTATGTGCCACTGA